One Sphingobacteriales bacterium DNA segment encodes these proteins:
- a CDS encoding YihA family ribosome biogenesis GTP-binding protein, with protein MLPPNTENNQNNEKKIQVVSAKLIGTYGHVQQMPPPILPEYAFIGRSNVGKSSLINMLTKRRDLAWVSHTPGKTQAINLFGIDDAWYLADLPGYGYAKVSKVARRQFSAMMTNYLKQRQNLQCVFHLIDSRIPPQTSDLDFCNWMGENGLPFVTVFTKIDDRKYQKGLHVNSFKTALAESWNELPESFLCSAVKNIGQSEILQFILKVNANFVPIALKE; from the coding sequence ATGTTACCCCCAAATACTGAAAACAACCAAAACAACGAAAAAAAAATCCAAGTAGTTAGCGCAAAACTAATTGGCACCTACGGCCACGTGCAACAAATGCCTCCGCCAATTTTGCCCGAATACGCATTTATTGGCCGATCGAATGTGGGAAAATCATCGTTAATTAATATGCTAACTAAACGCCGAGATTTGGCTTGGGTTTCGCACACGCCCGGAAAAACCCAGGCTATTAATTTATTTGGCATTGATGATGCCTGGTATTTGGCAGATTTGCCCGGATATGGCTACGCCAAAGTCTCGAAGGTAGCGCGCAGGCAATTTAGTGCCATGATGACCAATTACCTAAAGCAACGCCAAAATTTACAATGCGTTTTTCATTTAATTGACAGCCGAATACCTCCTCAAACATCGGATTTGGATTTTTGCAACTGGATGGGCGAAAACGGGCTGCCCTTTGTAACTGTTTTTACTAAAATAGATGACCGCAAATACCAAAAGGGGTTACATGTAAACAGTTTTAAAACAGCCCTCGCTGAATCATGGAACGAACTTCCGGAAAGTTTCTTGTGCTCGGCAGTAAAAAATATAGGACAGTCTGAAATTTTACAGTTTATTTTGAAAGTAAATGCTAATTTTGTTCCTATAGCCTTAAAGGAGTAA
- a CDS encoding T9SS type A sorting domain-containing protein, whose translation MKYFFTKLALMAALVIFMLLQGGLIKLSAQDTASYDLKFGNLLVSGNTLCVDIQIRAATDIQFTIGSHTLSLSYNKDNLSNPIYTSKNFDNKNLCAMGNTIAPYFAPLVNYDQEAGTFNIATNIIIPKYGCPKVTQDWLTAGTICFEMISDIQPTAFYWNKDLTLITPDGSTNLKNNSMSDLDTIPTSTSKDTDKDGLSDNDESKYGTDASDPDSDNDGLLDGQELIIVKTDPLNPDTDGDTVADGLEAPSGQKIDTDGDSIIDALDKDDDNDNIPTANEDPNNDKNPTNDDTDDDKIPNYLDNNDDNDPILTKNEDTNKDGNFSNDDDDGDGIPDYLDPDQVGISGINVIGAKAFPNPANEFLNIEIDSQYAQQIQKVQLINQAGQIVLTSKNYHQLSLHNIAAGNYQISFIGYDQQILGKLTITKQ comes from the coding sequence ATGAAGTATTTTTTTACCAAACTCGCCCTAATGGCAGCCTTAGTAATATTTATGCTTTTACAAGGTGGCCTAATAAAATTAAGTGCACAGGACACCGCAAGCTACGACCTGAAATTTGGTAACTTGCTTGTAAGTGGCAACACCCTTTGCGTTGATATTCAAATAAGAGCAGCCACAGACATACAATTTACTATTGGATCGCATACATTATCATTAAGTTACAATAAGGACAATTTGTCGAACCCAATTTATACCTCAAAAAACTTTGACAACAAAAACCTTTGTGCCATGGGCAACACTATTGCACCGTATTTTGCCCCCTTAGTTAATTACGACCAAGAAGCAGGCACTTTTAATATAGCTACAAATATAATAATACCAAAATATGGTTGCCCCAAGGTAACCCAAGATTGGTTAACTGCTGGAACGATATGTTTTGAAATGATTAGCGACATCCAACCAACAGCATTTTATTGGAATAAAGACCTTACGCTAATTACTCCGGATGGCTCTACTAATCTTAAAAATAATAGTATGAGTGATTTAGATACTATTCCAACAAGCACTTCTAAAGATACCGACAAAGACGGATTAAGCGACAACGATGAAAGCAAATACGGCACTGATGCCTCAGACCCCGACAGCGACAACGACGGCCTGCTTGATGGGCAGGAACTAATTATCGTTAAAACCGACCCACTTAACCCCGATACCGATGGCGATACCGTAGCAGACGGCCTTGAAGCACCAAGCGGACAAAAAATTGATACAGACGGCGACAGTATAATTGATGCCCTTGACAAGGACGATGACAACGACAATATACCTACCGCCAACGAAGACCCTAACAACGACAAAAATCCAACAAATGACGATACCGATGACGACAAAATACCCAATTACTTAGACAATAACGATGATAACGATCCAATTTTAACAAAAAATGAAGATACCAATAAAGATGGCAATTTTAGTAATGATGACGATGACGGCGATGGTATTCCGGATTATTTAGACCCCGACCAAGTAGGTATTTCCGGAATTAATGTAATAGGGGCAAAAGCATTCCCAAATCCGGCAAATGAGTTTCTAAACATAGAAATTGATAGCCAATATGCCCAACAAATTCAAAAAGTGCAATTAATAAACCAAGCGGGGCAAATAGTTTTAACCTCAAAAAATTACCACCAACTAAGTTTGCACAATATTGCAGCGGGCAACTACCAAATTAGTTTTATTGGTTACGACCAACAAATTTTGGGCAAATTAACAATTACCAAACAATAG
- a CDS encoding class I SAM-dependent methyltransferase: MLSWFEEWFNSPYYKILYKHRTEQEAALFLNRLIAKYKWPKTCNMLDLACGEGRHALFLAQQNYCVTGIDIASNSIQKAREQAKLNRLSSNSLNFVVGDMRQPFGQQQYQVIFNLFTSFGYFEQQTDNLTVLHNAHKALLPNGHLLIDFMNTHKIVANLVPHETKMIDGIYFEIWRYLESGYIVKKIAVSEPNSGKILNFYERVQAIYPDDFKELFAKSSFKTDNLFGNYNLSDYDSQTSERQIWVLKPL; the protein is encoded by the coding sequence ATGCTATCGTGGTTTGAAGAATGGTTTAACTCGCCGTATTACAAAATTTTATATAAACATAGAACAGAACAAGAGGCCGCCCTTTTTTTAAATCGGTTAATTGCCAAATATAAATGGCCAAAAACTTGCAATATGTTAGACCTTGCCTGCGGCGAGGGACGACATGCCTTGTTTTTAGCCCAACAAAACTATTGTGTTACAGGCATAGACATTGCCTCCAACAGCATTCAAAAAGCAAGGGAACAAGCAAAGCTAAATCGCCTTTCAAGCAATAGTTTAAATTTTGTAGTAGGCGACATGCGGCAGCCCTTTGGCCAACAGCAGTACCAGGTAATATTTAACTTGTTTACTTCGTTTGGTTATTTTGAGCAGCAGACAGATAATTTGACGGTTTTACACAACGCACACAAAGCCCTGTTACCAAATGGACACTTGCTAATAGATTTTATGAATACCCATAAAATTGTAGCCAATTTAGTGCCCCACGAAACAAAAATGATTGATGGAATTTACTTTGAAATTTGGCGTTATTTAGAATCCGGATATATTGTAAAAAAAATTGCGGTAAGCGAACCAAATTCCGGAAAGATTTTAAATTTTTACGAACGGGTTCAAGCCATTTATCCGGATGATTTTAAAGAACTTTTTGCCAAATCATCTTTCAAAACAGATAATTTATTTGGCAACTACAATCTTTCTGACTATGACTCTCAAACCTCCGAAAGGCAAATTTGGGTGTTAAAACCTCTCTAA
- the bshC gene encoding bacillithiol biosynthesis cysteine-adding enzyme BshC codes for MLVKKQNITLWPHLNSFVKNWLQNLNPTLASLTPYPANSHGLNNAIIAATQHQQNYWPHRQTLSQTLVKQYLQINVAQNDVVYKQINLLQQPNTFAIVTAHQPVLFGGPLYFIYKAISAIVLANELNTQYQSEGLQFLPVFWIGGEDHDFEEISHIRLFGKKYQWEHAPTQGATGQMPLETLTPLVAEIIAVLGNQSLHAAELANWLQKAYAPPHNLGQATQLFLHFLFGQYGLIVLNPNEANFKAMFANTMASEVLHQTSYKQVGKTNQIIQQLGYTPQAFVREVNLFEMGKHFRSRILYNAGTKQYTLPSAPHISYSPTQLSALIEQNPQQFSPNVIMRPLYQQTILPCIAYIGGPGEVSYWLQLAENFKAFDVFYPVVLLRDMAIWADKQIGGKAQKLQLNPDDLWLSYPELAQKFLRKWANTEPNLLESEISNIKQILTNISTKANTIDGSLATTVAAESAKIISGLEKLQEKLFKAEKRKHEIELQQLANLHQKLYPENNLQERIDNFMPLYLQYGRSFFDYLLENFNPTEQKVKLFVDV; via the coding sequence ATGCTTGTAAAGAAGCAAAATATTACTCTATGGCCTCACCTTAACTCATTTGTTAAAAATTGGCTGCAAAATTTAAACCCAACGCTGGCAAGTTTAACCCCCTACCCTGCCAACTCTCATGGTCTAAATAACGCAATTATTGCTGCCACCCAACATCAACAAAACTATTGGCCACATAGGCAAACACTAAGCCAAACCCTTGTCAAACAATATTTGCAAATAAATGTAGCACAAAACGATGTAGTTTACAAGCAAATAAACCTGCTTCAACAGCCCAACACGTTTGCTATTGTTACCGCCCACCAGCCTGTTTTGTTTGGGGGGCCATTGTATTTTATTTACAAGGCGATATCGGCAATAGTATTGGCAAACGAGTTAAATACGCAGTATCAAAGTGAGGGTTTGCAGTTTCTACCTGTTTTTTGGATTGGTGGCGAAGACCACGATTTTGAAGAAATAAGCCACATCCGGTTGTTTGGCAAAAAATACCAATGGGAACATGCGCCAACACAAGGCGCAACCGGCCAAATGCCCCTTGAAACGCTAACACCCTTAGTAGCCGAAATAATTGCCGTTTTAGGCAATCAAAGCCTACATGCAGCCGAGTTGGCAAACTGGCTACAAAAAGCCTACGCCCCACCCCATAATTTAGGCCAAGCGACACAACTTTTTTTGCATTTTTTATTTGGGCAATACGGTTTAATTGTGCTTAACCCCAACGAAGCAAATTTTAAGGCAATGTTTGCCAATACAATGGCCAGCGAAGTGTTACACCAAACCAGTTACAAACAAGTCGGTAAAACCAACCAAATAATACAACAATTAGGTTATACACCACAGGCATTTGTACGCGAGGTAAACCTTTTTGAAATGGGCAAGCATTTCCGGAGTCGTATCTTATACAACGCAGGCACTAAACAATATACTTTGCCATCTGCACCCCATATTAGTTACAGCCCAACACAACTTAGTGCGTTAATTGAGCAAAACCCTCAGCAGTTTAGCCCTAATGTTATAATGCGCCCTTTATATCAACAAACAATTTTGCCTTGTATTGCCTATATTGGCGGTCCCGGCGAGGTTAGCTATTGGTTGCAATTGGCTGAAAATTTTAAAGCCTTCGATGTGTTTTATCCCGTAGTTTTGCTGCGCGATATGGCTATTTGGGCTGATAAACAGATAGGGGGAAAAGCACAAAAATTGCAATTAAATCCGGATGATTTATGGCTTAGTTATCCGGAATTAGCGCAAAAATTCCTGCGAAAATGGGCAAATACCGAACCCAATTTGCTTGAAAGTGAAATATCTAATATCAAGCAGATACTGACAAATATTAGCACAAAAGCAAATACTATAGACGGCAGCTTAGCTACCACAGTTGCCGCCGAAAGCGCCAAAATAATATCGGGGCTTGAAAAATTGCAAGAAAAATTGTTTAAAGCCGAAAAACGAAAGCACGAAATTGAACTTCAACAATTGGCCAACTTGCACCAAAAATTATATCCGGAAAACAATTTGCAAGAAAGAATAGACAATTTCATGCCTTTGTATTTACAATATGGCCGCTCGTTTTTTGACTATCTACTTGAAAATTTTAATCCAACCGAGCAAAAAGTTAAACTATTTGTAGATGTGTAA
- a CDS encoding LysM peptidoglycan-binding domain-containing protein: MKLSTSFNLSIFYPLVLIIGLLFAHNSLNAQCPPSKMANTHVVQPKENLYRIAKKYHTTVAQLCALNNLNPNDILPVCKTIILKEKQATANNNKMPQNTNTHIVKPGENILSLATYYGFTENHFRSINNLQAQASVFPGMELITQDCAIYTDPYFVLTSTNSNASDSHVQPTNTAPLPSQTTSTPSSLPSNTSPAPSPYNKQTPIKFDGRTGAITNALPLPAPYNASGKNTNPDYINVKDNF; encoded by the coding sequence ATGAAATTAAGCACTTCTTTCAACCTTAGTATTTTCTACCCCTTAGTACTAATTATCGGTCTCCTTTTTGCGCACAACTCCTTAAATGCTCAATGCCCACCTTCAAAAATGGCTAATACCCACGTGGTACAACCAAAAGAGAATTTATATCGAATAGCCAAAAAATACCACACCACTGTTGCCCAGCTTTGCGCCTTAAACAACCTAAACCCTAACGATATTTTACCTGTTTGTAAAACCATAATACTTAAAGAAAAACAAGCAACAGCCAACAACAATAAAATGCCTCAAAACACCAACACCCATATTGTAAAACCTGGTGAAAACATTTTAAGCCTTGCAACCTATTATGGGTTTACCGAAAATCATTTTCGAAGCATCAATAATTTACAAGCGCAAGCCTCTGTTTTTCCGGGTATGGAATTAATAACGCAAGACTGCGCAATATATACCGACCCTTATTTTGTTTTAACATCCACTAACTCCAACGCCAGCGATTCGCATGTGCAGCCTACAAACACAGCGCCATTGCCATCACAAACAACATCAACGCCATCATCTTTGCCTTCAAATACAAGTCCGGCACCCAGCCCTTACAACAAACAAACGCCTATTAAATTTGATGGCCGAACCGGTGCAATTACCAACGCGCTGCCCTTGCCCGCGCCATATAATGCAAGTGGCAAAAATACGAATCCAGACTATATAAATGTAAAAGACAATTTTTAG